In Alkalihalobacillus sp. AL-G, the genomic stretch TTGCTTCGAACAGTTAGGAGAGCTACTTTTCTCATAACAGATCGAGGTAGAGCGGTTCTTCAAGACCTATCAGTAACTGAAATCAACAGGGAATATTTATTGAAATTTAAGGAATTTCAAGACTTTCAAAATAAGAAAAGTGTAAGCGGACTTTCAAATGATAATTATAACGAAGAAAAAGCTTTAACTCCTCAAGAACAATTAGATAAAAGCTATAAAGAACTTCAAAAAGAAATTAGTGAAGAGATTTTAGAAAAAGTGAAAGGCTGTACACCTGAGTTTTTTGAACGCTTGGTTGTTGAATTATTAGTTGCAATGGGATATGGAGGTTCCATTCAAGATGCAGGTCGAGCCATAGGTCGAAGTGGCGATGAAGGTATAGATGGCATTATTAAGGAAGATGTACTTGGTCTTGATATGATTTATGTTCAAGCTAAACGATGGCAAGGGGTTGTAGGTCGCCCTGAAATTCAAAAATTCGCTGGAAGTTTAGAGGGGCAACGTGCAAAAAAGGGTGTTTTTATCACCACTTCCGATTTTACAGAGGGTGCCAAAGATTATGTAAATCGTATAGAGAAAAAGATCATTCTTATTAACGGTACTGATTTAGCCGAGTACATGTTTAAATATAATATCGGTGTTACCAAGGTGATCCAGTACATATTAAAAAAAGTAGATTTAGATTACTTCGAAGAATAGAATTAGTTTTTGTAGCAGAACGGTTGCTTTTGAAAACTTTTATAAAGTTAATTAGCGCACACTTTTCTACCAAGAGGCTCATTTCGATCAAACCCGAAATCGAGCTTTTTTATGCATTTTCTAAGCCGTATATCGGCATTTTGGATAATTACTGCAACCTTTGAACACTCCAAACTTCCCTTTGCGTTCTCTTAACTGACCTCCGCATTTTGGGCAAAGGTTCAAGAATTCCTTTTGTTTCTTTTCTAGCTGGCTTTGCTTAACTGATTTAACGTGCTGTTTATGAGAGTCTCTTCCTTTAATCATTGTCTTCTCTAGTAGAGTTGTTAGATTATTGAGTTCTTCTTTACTAATCTTCGGCTCCTGAAAGCGATTAATTTCTTTCAAAATTTCAGTATTATACACTACACTTATGTCACTAGAAAAGATTTCTATCTCTTTCAGAGTTGCAGAAGTACTAAAGGTAATGATTGAATAATACGGACCATTATAATTTTCATCAAATATTGTTTTGACCGATTGAATATGGCCATAATTTTGATAAATAGGATTCAAAAAGTTTTGTTTATGTCTGAAGATCACCTGAGTCCAGTGTTTCTTGTGTTCATGACCGAA encodes the following:
- a CDS encoding restriction endonuclease, producing MTIPDYQSFMYPFLKLLQDGNEHTLQESYVYLANYFQLTDDDKEEILPSGKQLVYHNRIGWARTYLKKAGLLRTVRRATFLITDRGRAVLQDLSVTEINREYLLKFKEFQDFQNKKSVSGLSNDNYNEEKALTPQEQLDKSYKELQKEISEEILEKVKGCTPEFFERLVVELLVAMGYGGSIQDAGRAIGRSGDEGIDGIIKEDVLGLDMIYVQAKRWQGVVGRPEIQKFAGSLEGQRAKKGVFITTSDFTEGAKDYVNRIEKKIILINGTDLAEYMFKYNIGVTKVIQYILKKVDLDYFEE
- a CDS encoding NERD domain-containing protein, with translation MKIFFMQLLIVAIISVCIIKFFQSKVPTIKGYLGEIWIRLFLRKLNSTEYKVFHNVLLPIENNKTTQIDHIIISIYGIFVIETKNYKGWIFGHEHKKHWTQVIFRHKQNFLNPIYQNYGHIQSVKTIFDENYNGPYYSIITFSTSATLKEIEIFSSDISVVYNTEILKEINRFQEPKISKEELNNLTTLLEKTMIKGRDSHKQHVKSVKQSQLEKKQKEFLNLCPKCGGQLRERKGKFGVFKGCSNYPKCRYTA